aaagcagtcgtaagtgtttacttacctcgtacgctcgctcAAGTCGTCCGACATTTCGAATCCCTACTATAACAAAACATGATTCTCATTATACGCAGTGCTAGAGGGTTCAATCTAATGCCTTGTTCATGGAAGTTAGATGAGGGGTAGATGGCAAGCTCTTTTCCCAACTACCTTTCTTTTGCTCTTCAATCTTCACGCATCtataaattagggtttttttttttttttttttttttaactgggaTATTCGGGACTTTGTTCCAACTAGATGCCGGAGACACCGTAAAAAGCAACATCTcttagcaacaaaaaaaaaaaaaaacttaagaataactaaataaatttatttattttagtataTGAATACCTGAATACAAAAGGACACAGTATCCTCTATCAAACCATCACCATGTCCCTACAAGTTAATTAGCTATAAAGGAACTATAGATTATGACTGAAAAGTTTATATAATAGGTAATAATTAGGGCCTAAATGGTTCAACCCTCAACATATTTCTCCCACTTCTAAAAGCATGTAATATATGTTGAGTGATTGCTGTAAAATCATAAGATTTTAATCCTCTTTGCCTTTACTTGGTCTATAGAGATACACTGAGCGCCTGTTTATTGGTTGTAGTGGTCTTGCATTAGTATTTGAatcctgaaaaaaataaataaaaaaaataaaaaagaataatcagccagcataaagaaaaaaagaaaaaaaaaccctacacAGCTGCATGcatgtttcatatatatatacatatgggAATGTTCAATATATAGCTACTCACATCATGAACGGCCACACGAAGCAACTTGATTTGTTCTAGTGAAACAGTCCTCACCTGATGCATCATgagttaattaatataaattaattgcaattttagtttttttttttaaaaaaaaagaaaattgttaattagTTGAAATATTGAAGGGATTGGAAGCAAAATTACCTTTTTGACAATAGTCCACACAACATTTTGAGTGCATGGGGGAGTTGTGAGGGAGCCAATATATCTGTAATACTTCCTACTCTCTATCTTTATATTCTTTGGGTTCACAATACCCGCTGCACTCACTGCTTCTGTGGTATCGGTAATGGCTGCTAAATTATCCGTCAACTATATATTCAAAAGCACAACAcccatgagagagagaaagaaaggcgaaagaaaaaaaaaataataaaaataaaataaaagatatgtGTTTGGTGTGATTCTCTTGTACAACGggtttcagaaaaaaaaaaaaaaaggtcaacaCCAGAAAATACTTACCGATGATAAGAAAGAATCAGGGCGGCCAAGCTTGTAAATGATTCCAACAACAGCAGACTTTCCATCTGAGCTCTCATGAACCATGTGAGCCTCCATATCAAATCTCTGGCCATCGATTGTGTGTTCAGAAGGGGAGTGCCAGTGGCACTGTTTCAGTTCATATTGGGTTCCATTTATTTCAATATATCCTGCATAACCTTCCCATTTCAGCTgcacaaatcattcaaaaaagaaaggttagtttttttttttttggtttttttgaaagatttattaatttatagcTCGATCTCCCTCTCCTTTTGCTTACCATAATGTCATGGCCCCTGTTGGTAATAGTTGCATTGGAGGGATTGTATCTCCTCTTAAGTCTCCCTAAATGGGAAACTACTTCAACTCTCTCATGCAACAAATCAATTGGAGATTGCATTGATCCATTTTTACACATGCTCCATTCTGGGTGAAGCTCTCCCCAATGAGATGGTCCCTTTCCGCTTTTTTCATCATAATCAAATTCTCTCTCATCATCTGCACCATTAATAAGATTTTAAGGATgaaaaaaatcgaaaaaaagaaacacataaataaaaagttaattacGAACCAACTTCATGAGATGTTGAATtgagaacaagaagaagaaagaaactgcaaaacaagaaatggGTAATTCCCAgcttcatcattttgtttttgggctTTCGAATGCTTGAAGTGTTGTGGGGGGAGAGGGTTGAGCACTTTGGCTCCTTATATAGAAGCATGTACCATCTCTGAATCTCTCTCTGTAACATGAATATAGAAAACGTGGTTTGACTTTCAATATGCTATTTGTCTTACTTTGTCGCTCAATTGACGTAGAGTCCATTTGATTTCAGCTAACATGTTTGAATTAcatagtgagagagagagagagaagaagacgaAGTTGTCTTCCATGATGTTCTTTTtaccaatgtttaaaaagtgttCAAAAGACGACCCAGCTGGCCTTTTATTGTTCTTTGCTTTACATCATTTTACACACTTCGAGGGGCAGGTTCCATTTCACTACAACAAAAATGGGTTTTAGTGACGTGTATACTATTCATTAATATCTGCTACGTTAccatttagtgacgtggcagttaatgacacgttactaaaatatttagtaacgtgtaaaACTCCAcatgtcaccatttggtgacgtgtcataaataacacgttaccattttggtaacgtgtcataatggcacgttaccaattagtaacgtgccattcattttggtaacgtgtcataatggcacgttactacttggtaacgtgccataccaaaatggtaacatgtcataatggcacgttactaattggtaacgtgccattattacacgttaccaaattggtaacgtgtccaATAAACCACACGTTACAATAGGGTATTGGGAACCAGCACCCAGCTGGTTTCCAATATATTTTTtccctcctctttctttcttttttttcctcttattttttttctacctcCCCAACACATGCTTCGAAGAAGAGGGAATTTCCTCTCCAGCAACTCCTTTCTCTTCTCacagtactctctctctctctccgacaACTCCTTCCGACAGGTTCGGCATTTCTCCGTCCATCTCCTCAGGTATATAttcctcattatatatatagcttgtgttttgcattaatatattggggtttaatatatatagcttgtctTTCTATTGTTAGAAAAAATGGTTAGGTTGAAACAAGCCAAAGAAGAGGCTGAAAAAGAGATAGCTGAATATCAGGCCTAAATGGAGCTCGAGCTCCAGATCTGCAGATGTTTGTATATGTTGTTGAAACTTATTCAAGGCATTTTGAGttctatgatattatttgatGGTTTATTCAATCTGAttccatgatattatttgaaagaaaaaaaaaaatcagattccaTGATATCAACTGtgttgggtttggatttttgaaaatcaaattccataatattatttgaaaaaaaaaattccggaaaaaaaatttgaaaaaaaaaattttcaaatttttgtccggaattttttttttaataattttttaaactttagtaacgtgtcaagtttgacacgtcaccatttggtgacatgtcaaaattgacacgttactaaaattttagtaacgtgtcagaaactgacacgttactaaatacgttaccatttagtaacgtgtcaatttctgacacgttactaaatcctTAGTAGTTACGACCTACGTTACTAacctttagtaacgtgtcaacagcCTTGACACGTCACAAACGGTCcgttacaaaaaaattgaatttttgtagtNNNNNNNNNNNNNNNNNNNNaactttagtaacgtgtgaagtttgacacatcaccatttggtgacgtgtcaaaattgacacgttactaaaattttagtaatgtgtcagaaactgacacgttaccatttggtgacatgtcaaaattgacacgttactaaaattttagtaacgtgtcagaaactgacacgttaccatttagtaacatgtcaatttctgacacgttactaaatcccTAGTAGTTACGACTAATTTGGAAACGCCCCATATACGTTAccaatgacacgttactaacctTTAGTAACGTTTCAACAGCCTTGACACGTCACAAACGGTCcgttacaaaaaaattgaatttttgtagtgccaATCAGATCTGGGAGGAGGGTAGACTGGGTAGTGGACGAGaaatggaaaagagaaaaaaacatgaAGGAGAGGGGGATAAAAGAAGAGGGTAGTAGAGGGGTATTAGAGGGGAAGGGGAAGAGCTCCCTCGTCCTCCCCTCAGCGGGTTTTTCCTTTGGATCAAAATGAACAATGAAATGAgcttttgcatatatatatatatatatatatatatatatatatatatatagcacgtAGATATTTTACTCATGTGAAATTTGGACGCACCAGTactctttatttattatagGTTGGATTAAAGGTGCATGGCATACATGATGCTACATTAACTCAAAGATGAACAGAAGGTGCTGGTGGCAGATCATCAGCCTCATTGTGCAGTGGGCTCGGAGAGGGCCTATATGGATTCTCCCTGTCAGTCCTTTGGTGTGGTGGCGGATCCCAGGGTGGGTGGCCCTGAGAGGGCCCGGATGGATTCCCCATCTCAGTCATTGGTTGTGGTGGCGGATCCCACGGTGGGTGGGACTGAGAGGGCCCAGATGGATTCCTCCTGTCGCCATTGAAAACCTCTTCTCCAAACGTCGCAAGTTCTCTAGCCTCCACAGAGCAGGAAAGCAGCACCAGCACATAGGCCATCCATTGGAGTTTTCGAGCAGAAAACAGTACCATGTTGTCTGTCTCACTGTCTCTGCTTCTCTCAATCTGATTCTACCTGCCTCTCCTTCGTTTGTTACCCTTTATAAATAAGTACACATGcacg
Above is a genomic segment from Corylus avellana chromosome ca9, CavTom2PMs-1.0 containing:
- the LOC132161783 gene encoding alpha carbonic anhydrase 7-like, which codes for MMKLGITHFLFCSFFLLLVLNSTSHEVDDEREFDYDEKSGKGPSHWGELHPEWSMCKNGSMQSPIDLLHERVEVVSHLGRLKRRYNPSNATITNRGHDIMLKWEGYAGYIEINGTQYELKQCHWHSPSEHTIDGQRFDMEAHMVHESSDGKSAVVGIIYKLGRPDSFLSSLTDNLAAITDTTEAVSAAGIVNPKNIKIESRKYYRYIGSLTTPPCTQNVVWTIVKKVRTVSLEQIKLLRVAVHDDSNTNARPLQPINRRSVYLYRPSKGKED